One stretch of Hymenobacter chitinivorans DSM 11115 DNA includes these proteins:
- a CDS encoding YciE/YciF ferroxidase family protein → MADKLKSLDDLFQEQLRDLYSAETQLTKALPDMAKEARDPRLQQAFDQHLTETKNQLARLEQIGRGLGLKLEGHTCKAMQGLVAEGKETIAEDATDEVKDAALIAAAQRVEHYEIAGYGTAAHYALRLGHSESAELLRQTLQEEQATDTLLNNLAKNYINAKAM, encoded by the coding sequence ATGGCTGACAAACTCAAAAGCCTCGACGACCTGTTTCAGGAACAACTGCGCGACTTGTACAGCGCCGAAACCCAGCTGACCAAGGCCCTGCCCGACATGGCTAAGGAAGCCCGCGACCCGCGCCTGCAACAGGCCTTCGACCAGCACCTGACGGAAACCAAAAACCAGCTGGCTCGCCTCGAACAAATTGGCCGCGGCTTGGGACTGAAGCTGGAAGGCCACACCTGCAAAGCCATGCAGGGCCTGGTGGCCGAAGGCAAGGAAACCATTGCCGAAGATGCCACCGACGAGGTAAAAGACGCCGCCCTGATTGCGGCGGCCCAGCGCGTGGAGCACTACGAAATTGCGGGCTACGGCACGGCGGCTCACTACGCGCTGCGCCTGGGCCACTCCGAATCGGCGGAGCTGCTGCGCCAGACGCTGCAGGAAGAGCAAGCCACCGACACGCTACTCAACAACCTGGCTAAGAACTACATCAATGCCAAAGCCATGTAA
- a CDS encoding MGMT family protein, which translates to MKTPKEPTEAHRNFFRDVHDVVRLIPRGRVTTYGAIAHYLGARHGARMVGWAMMAAHPSVGPDAIPAYRVVNRLGLLTGRQHFATPTAMQNFLEAEGIQIIDDQVQDFKTRFWDPSTELT; encoded by the coding sequence ATGAAAACGCCCAAAGAGCCCACCGAAGCCCACCGCAACTTCTTCCGCGACGTGCACGACGTGGTGCGCCTCATTCCCCGGGGCCGCGTAACTACCTACGGCGCCATTGCCCACTACCTTGGCGCCCGGCACGGGGCCCGCATGGTAGGCTGGGCCATGATGGCGGCCCACCCCAGCGTGGGCCCCGACGCCATTCCGGCCTACCGGGTCGTCAACCGGCTGGGCCTGCTCACCGGCCGGCAGCACTTTGCCACGCCCACGGCCATGCAGAACTTTCTCGAAGCCGAAGGCATCCAGATTATCGACGACCAGGTGCAGGACTTCAAAACCCGCTTCTGGGACCCCAGCACCGAGCTGACCTAG
- a CDS encoding efflux RND transporter permease subunit produces MSLSSTSINRPVLAIVMSLVIVIFGVIGFRYLSIREYPSVDPPIITVSASYTGASADVMQGQVTEPLEEALNGIAGIKNLTSNSRDGRTQITVEFDLDADLETAANDVRDKVSGAQGRLPRDIDPPIVSKANADSQPIVMTYLSSNQRTLLELTDYANNTLKERLQTIPGVSEVRVYGERKYSMRLWMDPVKLAALGVSPVDVQAALTRENVELPSGAVQGENTQLTLRTMGRLTSVEDFNNLIIRKDESSLVRFSDVGYAELYPENDQTIFKVNGVPMVGLAVIPQPGSNQIDIADEFNKRIALYGKDLPKDLVLKPGFDNSVFIRKSINEVEHTIIEAFVLVVIIIFLFLRDWRSTLIPVVAIPVSLVGIFFVMYLLDFSINVLTLLAIVLAIGLVVDDAIVVLENIYSRIEEGEDPKEAAIKGSEEILMAVISTTIVLAAVFLPVVFLTGITGRLFREFGIVVAGSVLISAFVSLTLTPMMCSVLLKREETHNWFYRKTEPFFEKMIGGYQDSLQTFLRNRWLAWLVVAGTGVGIWFFMKAIPSELAPVEDRSRVNINATGPEGASFEYMDAYMNQISKLAVDSVGENNLSSVFAVTSPGFGGGSNSGTARVLLLDADKRPVTQDQIATKLSAGVRKLTAARTSVSQDQSIGSGGGGGGLPVQFVIQTQDFDKLRTAVPKFLDAARQDPTFQFVDVNLKFNKPELRVNIDREKAQSLGVSVQSISQTLQSGLSGQRFGYFIKEGKQYQIIGQVAREDRNQPLDVRLLSVKSADGSLVQLDNVINLSESSTPPQLYRFNRYNSATFSASLAPGKTLGDGIAAMRSIAEKNLDDTFSTELSGASRDFEESSSSLLFAFGLALVLIYLVLAAQFESFRDPVIIMVTVPLALSGALLSLWYFNQTLNLFSQIGIIMLVGLVTKNGILIVEFANQRVESEGVDYMTGLVEGATARFRPILMTSLCAILGILPIAIATGAGALSRRAMGIGVVGGLFFATGLTLYVVPVMYSYFATAKKHGKKKAEAEPQQAVTA; encoded by the coding sequence ATGAGCTTATCCTCCACAAGTATAAACCGGCCGGTTCTCGCCATCGTGATGAGCCTGGTCATCGTCATCTTCGGCGTTATCGGGTTTCGCTACCTCAGCATCCGGGAATACCCGAGCGTGGACCCGCCCATTATTACGGTGTCGGCCAGCTACACCGGGGCCTCGGCCGACGTAATGCAGGGCCAGGTGACCGAGCCGCTCGAAGAAGCCTTGAACGGCATTGCCGGCATCAAGAACCTGACTTCTAACTCCCGCGACGGGCGTACCCAGATTACAGTCGAGTTTGACCTCGACGCCGACCTGGAAACGGCCGCCAACGACGTGCGCGACAAAGTATCGGGGGCCCAGGGCCGCCTCCCGCGCGACATTGACCCGCCCATTGTGAGCAAGGCCAATGCTGACTCCCAGCCCATTGTCATGACCTACCTCAGCTCCAACCAGCGCACCTTGCTGGAGCTGACCGACTACGCCAACAATACCCTCAAAGAGCGTCTGCAGACCATTCCGGGCGTGTCGGAAGTGCGGGTGTACGGCGAGCGGAAGTACTCCATGCGCCTGTGGATGGACCCCGTGAAGCTCGCCGCCCTGGGCGTGAGCCCCGTGGACGTGCAGGCCGCCCTGACCCGCGAAAACGTGGAGCTGCCCAGCGGCGCCGTGCAGGGCGAAAACACCCAGCTCACGCTGCGCACCATGGGCCGGCTGACCTCGGTCGAGGACTTCAACAACCTGATTATCCGCAAGGATGAGTCGTCGTTGGTGCGCTTCTCCGACGTGGGCTACGCCGAGCTCTACCCCGAAAACGACCAGACCATCTTCAAGGTGAACGGCGTGCCGATGGTGGGCCTGGCCGTGATTCCGCAGCCGGGGTCCAACCAGATTGATATTGCCGACGAGTTCAACAAGCGTATTGCCCTCTATGGCAAGGATTTGCCCAAAGACCTGGTCCTCAAGCCGGGCTTCGACAACTCGGTGTTTATCCGCAAATCCATCAACGAGGTAGAGCACACCATCATCGAGGCCTTCGTGCTGGTGGTCATTATCATCTTCCTGTTCTTGCGCGACTGGCGCTCCACGCTGATTCCGGTGGTGGCCATTCCGGTGTCGTTGGTGGGTATTTTCTTCGTGATGTACCTGCTCGACTTCTCCATCAACGTGCTGACGCTGCTGGCCATCGTGCTGGCCATCGGTCTGGTGGTCGACGACGCCATTGTGGTGCTGGAGAATATTTACTCCCGGATTGAGGAAGGCGAGGACCCGAAAGAAGCCGCCATCAAGGGCTCGGAGGAAATTCTGATGGCCGTTATCAGTACCACGATTGTACTGGCGGCGGTGTTCCTGCCGGTGGTGTTCCTGACCGGTATTACCGGCCGCCTGTTCCGCGAATTTGGCATTGTGGTGGCCGGCTCGGTGCTCATTTCGGCCTTCGTGTCCTTGACCCTGACGCCGATGATGTGCTCGGTACTGCTCAAGCGCGAGGAAACCCACAACTGGTTTTACCGCAAAACGGAGCCCTTCTTTGAGAAGATGATTGGCGGCTACCAGGACAGCCTACAGACGTTTTTGCGCAACCGCTGGCTGGCCTGGCTGGTGGTGGCGGGCACGGGCGTGGGCATCTGGTTTTTCATGAAAGCCATTCCCTCGGAGCTGGCCCCGGTGGAAGACCGCAGCCGCGTCAACATCAACGCCACGGGTCCGGAGGGCGCCTCGTTCGAGTACATGGACGCCTACATGAACCAGATCAGCAAGCTGGCCGTCGATTCGGTGGGGGAAAATAACCTGAGCAGCGTGTTTGCCGTGACTTCGCCCGGCTTCGGGGGCGGCTCCAACTCGGGTACGGCCCGGGTGCTGCTGCTCGACGCCGACAAGCGCCCCGTTACCCAGGACCAGATTGCCACCAAGCTCAGCGCCGGCGTGCGCAAGCTGACGGCGGCCCGCACCTCAGTGTCGCAGGACCAGAGTATTGGCAGCGGCGGCGGGGGTGGCGGCTTGCCGGTGCAGTTCGTTATCCAGACCCAGGACTTCGACAAGCTGCGCACGGCCGTGCCCAAATTCTTGGATGCCGCCCGCCAGGACCCCACCTTCCAGTTCGTGGACGTGAACCTGAAGTTTAATAAGCCCGAGCTGCGCGTGAACATCGACCGGGAAAAGGCCCAGAGCCTGGGCGTATCGGTGCAGAGCATTTCCCAGACGTTGCAGTCGGGCCTGAGCGGGCAGCGCTTCGGCTACTTTATCAAGGAAGGCAAGCAGTACCAGATTATCGGGCAGGTGGCGCGCGAAGACCGTAACCAGCCGCTCGACGTGCGCCTGCTGTCGGTGAAAAGTGCCGACGGCTCGTTGGTGCAGCTCGACAACGTCATCAACCTTTCCGAGAGCAGCACCCCGCCCCAGCTCTACCGCTTCAACCGCTACAACTCGGCCACTTTCTCGGCCTCCCTGGCCCCGGGCAAAACCCTAGGCGACGGTATTGCAGCCATGCGCAGCATCGCCGAGAAAAACCTGGACGACACGTTTTCCACCGAGCTGTCGGGGGCCTCGCGCGACTTTGAGGAAAGCTCCTCGTCACTGCTCTTCGCCTTCGGCCTGGCCCTGGTGCTGATTTATCTGGTGCTGGCGGCCCAGTTCGAAAGCTTCCGCGACCCGGTCATCATCATGGTGACGGTGCCGCTGGCCTTGTCGGGCGCCCTGCTCAGCCTGTGGTACTTCAACCAGACGCTCAACCTGTTTTCGCAGATTGGCATTATCATGCTGGTGGGGCTAGTTACCAAAAACGGTATTCTCATCGTGGAATTTGCCAACCAGCGCGTCGAGTCGGAAGGCGTGGACTACATGACCGGCCTGGTGGAAGGCGCCACGGCCCGCTTCCGCCCCATCCTGATGACTTCACTCTGCGCCATTCTGGGGATTCTGCCCATTGCCATTGCTACCGGCGCAGGCGCCCTGAGCCGGCGCGCCATGGGTATCGGCGTGGTGGGCGGCCTGTTCTTCGCCACGGGCCTGACGCTGTACGTGGTGCCGGTGATGTACTCGTACTTCGCCACGGCCAAAAAGCACGGCAAGAAGAAGGCCGAGGCCGAACCGCAACAAGCCGTAACCGCCTAA
- a CDS encoding efflux RND transporter periplasmic adaptor subunit — protein MQYEQETVETESRPGRKVLWIVLTVAFIAALAFIKIKYFPSPNADAKGGGAGGRGAAGGGGGKGGPGGAGGGKGGAQKLPVQVYVVKPTNLSDEVAATGSVLADESVVIKSELSGKITSLNIREGQPVRKGQLLFSINADEAQAAIRKQQYNIQLFRDQEKRQRTLLDKEYISAQEYEQANNQLQTAQADLKALQASLAKAYVRAPFDGVLGLTTATVGTYVSPGTEITTLSRVRPVKIDFAVPGRFANNVRVGDVVSVTDEGTNKKYDAKVYAIDPQIDPVSRTQPVRARYANARNELRPGAFVKVNLQLGESTDALQVPTESVIPEASGYSVYTVQKGKMVPKKVKIGIRSDKVIQITDGLAVGDSVIRTGILQVKPGDAVRVTK, from the coding sequence ATGCAATACGAACAAGAAACGGTAGAAACTGAGTCGCGCCCCGGGCGCAAGGTGTTGTGGATTGTACTCACGGTGGCCTTTATTGCCGCCCTGGCCTTTATTAAAATAAAGTATTTTCCTTCCCCGAATGCCGACGCCAAAGGTGGCGGCGCGGGGGGCCGCGGGGCGGCCGGCGGGGGCGGCGGTAAGGGCGGCCCCGGCGGGGCGGGGGGCGGCAAAGGCGGCGCCCAAAAGCTGCCGGTGCAGGTCTACGTGGTGAAGCCCACCAACCTCTCGGACGAAGTGGCCGCTACGGGCTCCGTGCTGGCCGACGAGTCGGTGGTGATTAAGAGCGAGCTGTCGGGCAAGATTACCAGCCTCAACATTCGCGAAGGACAGCCCGTGCGCAAAGGTCAGCTGCTGTTCAGCATCAATGCCGACGAGGCCCAGGCCGCCATCCGCAAGCAGCAGTACAATATTCAGCTGTTTCGGGACCAGGAAAAGCGCCAGCGTACCCTGCTCGACAAAGAATACATCAGCGCCCAGGAATACGAGCAGGCCAATAACCAGCTCCAGACCGCCCAGGCCGATTTGAAAGCCCTGCAGGCGTCGTTGGCCAAGGCCTACGTGCGGGCCCCGTTCGATGGCGTGCTGGGTTTGACTACTGCCACCGTGGGCACTTACGTGAGTCCCGGCACCGAAATTACGACCCTCTCCCGCGTGCGGCCCGTTAAGATTGACTTCGCCGTGCCGGGCCGGTTTGCCAACAACGTGCGGGTGGGCGACGTGGTGAGCGTAACCGACGAGGGCACCAATAAAAAGTACGACGCCAAGGTCTACGCCATTGACCCGCAGATTGACCCGGTGAGCCGCACCCAACCCGTGCGGGCCCGCTACGCCAACGCCCGCAACGAGCTGCGCCCCGGCGCCTTCGTGAAAGTAAACCTGCAGCTGGGTGAGTCGACCGATGCGCTGCAGGTGCCCACGGAGTCGGTGATTCCCGAGGCCAGCGGCTACAGCGTCTACACCGTACAAAAGGGCAAAATGGTGCCGAAGAAAGTCAAGATTGGTATCCGCTCGGATAAAGTAATTCAGATTACCGACGGCCTGGCCGTGGGCGACTCCGTGATTCGCACGGGCATTTTGCAAGTGAAGCCCGGCGACGCGGTACGTGTGACCAAATAG
- a CDS encoding TolC family protein, which produces MQFSARRFFLSPAALLLLALPLTARAQQPVPMPRQPATQPQAKAQTEKPVTVAPAAPLTLAEAIRIGLENNYNIRLARTDEQIAANNVTRGNAGQLPTVNGNVSRTFNINNTRQERGETAPVVINGGKANALNANLTGTWTIFDGFGMFIAYDRLKALNQSQQQLTRATLEETVADITSAYFAVVRESGKIKSIEEALKIGQARIDLTQARVDVGVSAKVEVLTARVDYNADQSALIQQQEALATAKINLNNLLGRSARLDFQPADSIVVARTLDRDAVAQAIQQNNPRLQQARTNIEVATYDRKLVRASRFPEIGLQSGYGLTRNINNAFLINTAQGSVLSSNINRVYGPSYGVVASVPIFDGFNRRRLEQNARIGEEQSQLQLSQTQLQIEAEAEQAYAQYQNRLQLLELEEANILLARENVAIALERYRLGLLTPLALREAQRTQLDAEVRLLDIRYQAKQAEIVLRRLSSGLVQQQGQ; this is translated from the coding sequence ATGCAGTTTTCCGCCCGTCGTTTTTTCCTTTCACCCGCTGCCCTGCTGCTGTTGGCGTTGCCGCTCACGGCCCGGGCCCAGCAGCCCGTGCCCATGCCCCGGCAGCCCGCCACCCAGCCCCAGGCCAAGGCCCAGACCGAGAAGCCGGTAACCGTGGCCCCGGCCGCCCCGCTGACGCTGGCCGAAGCCATCCGCATCGGTCTGGAAAACAACTACAACATCCGGCTGGCCCGCACCGACGAGCAGATTGCCGCCAACAACGTAACCCGCGGCAACGCCGGGCAGCTGCCCACGGTGAACGGTAACGTGAGCCGCACCTTCAATATCAACAACACCCGGCAGGAACGGGGCGAAACGGCGCCGGTGGTTATCAACGGCGGCAAGGCCAATGCCCTGAACGCCAACCTGACCGGCACCTGGACCATTTTCGACGGGTTCGGAATGTTCATTGCCTACGACCGGCTCAAGGCCCTGAACCAAAGCCAGCAGCAGCTCACCCGGGCCACGCTGGAGGAAACCGTGGCCGACATTACCAGCGCCTACTTTGCCGTGGTGCGGGAGTCGGGCAAAATCAAGTCGATTGAGGAAGCCCTCAAAATCGGGCAGGCCCGTATTGATCTGACCCAGGCCCGGGTAGATGTGGGCGTGAGTGCCAAGGTGGAAGTGCTGACGGCCCGCGTGGATTACAACGCCGACCAGTCGGCCCTGATCCAGCAGCAGGAAGCTTTGGCCACGGCCAAAATCAACCTCAACAACCTGCTGGGCCGCTCAGCCCGCCTCGACTTCCAGCCCGCCGACTCCATCGTGGTGGCCCGCACTCTGGACCGCGACGCGGTGGCCCAGGCCATTCAGCAAAACAACCCCCGCCTGCAGCAGGCCCGCACCAATATTGAAGTGGCCACCTACGACCGGAAGCTGGTGCGGGCCAGCCGCTTTCCCGAAATTGGGTTGCAGAGCGGCTACGGCCTGACCCGCAACATCAATAACGCCTTTCTGATCAACACGGCCCAGGGCAGCGTGCTGAGCTCCAACATCAACCGCGTGTATGGGCCCAGCTACGGCGTGGTGGCCTCGGTGCCCATCTTCGACGGCTTCAACCGCCGCCGCCTCGAGCAGAATGCCCGCATCGGCGAGGAGCAGAGCCAGCTCCAGCTCAGCCAGACTCAGCTGCAGATTGAGGCCGAAGCCGAGCAGGCCTACGCCCAGTACCAAAACCGCCTGCAGCTGCTGGAACTGGAAGAAGCCAACATCCTGCTGGCCCGCGAAAACGTGGCCATTGCCCTGGAGCGCTACCGCCTGGGCCTGCTCACGCCCCTGGCCCTGCGCGAGGCCCAGCGCACCCAGCTCGATGCCGAAGTACGCCTGCTCGACATCCGCTACCAGGCCAAGCAAGCCGAAATCGTGCTGCGCCGCCTGAGCAGCGGCCTGGTGCAGCAGCAGGGCCAGTAA